aaagaaactggaaacaatgcttacaatgtacgcaaaatttggggggcaggGGGAGGGGGTTTTAGGGGCAAAcagagtgttatggtattttccaaagtggcctattaagATGTTTCGATGGCAACATTCTCGTTTCTAGTCCCTCTCTATAATGAACCAAATATCTTAGATTTTTAACAGATAAGTACATCCAGATGGTCAGACTTGAATGATGTGTGCTGCCCATAATACTTTACATTTCTGTATAAGCTTACAGAGAGTGaacaataaatgacaaaatcaaTCCTGCGATAAATACACCCAGCAGCAAAaatggttgccatggcaacagcatAGAGGTATCATTTTGTGCCTTACTTGACATAGATCACCACTGTCAAGTATGAACAACACCCATCCAATATTTTTGGAGATATTCTAAGTTTTGTGATTTATTGCAGTCATGTGTAAAGTTTATGACATatcaatttttgaacaaaaacttgaatatctctggaacaagaGACAATTTATTCCTatgaaaatagaaaacaccattcttcatcattttgaaaggtctttaaagtaagcaaaaggtattttttacttcataggcactttaacccattgacccctgtgAGTGAGACGTACAGATTTTTCCTCTCTCTAATGcctgacaattttacttgtcaactggagGTGTCCTTAGGGCACCTCAGGAGTAAATGGGTTGAGTGTGACAGTTATTGTAATTCAATAACATTGTGGTGGCCAGTATTCTTGGTGGCGTGACACAATGACTATCGGTACGAACCAATTTTTTTGAATGTTATTGGTTGGTAAGATATAAATTTAACTACTTTATTTATCAGACCAGAGTGAGCAAATGGAATATCCCGTAGATAAACGTCTTCTCGTGGGAGTTTGCTGTATTGCATTACTTTTGTTGTGGATTTACGTCAAGATCGATATCCCTCTTTATTGAAgggtaaaagtaaagtaaccatatttaacgttgataacttgtaacagtaattcaactgaccaACCTGAGGTCGGcagtgcgctcattttactcccccctctccatcagtgctccgttttacgggtatttaaagctacatgtacatggaaaggaaagaagtcgaaacaaggatgcgaggtccgggaatcgaattcaggacctcttgcaccaaggccacgCACTAACTGACTGTGCCATCCTGGATCCTAAAGTGACATTGATTTGATAGCTAAAATCAAGATTatcttctgttttttgtttggTTGACATTTAGATGCCTTGGACAAGATTAAGGAATCCTTACAAGAAGATAAATCAGAACTTCTTTTGCAAGGCCTGAAGGAACTCTCTCTTGAAtgcaataaaaatgaaaataatagaAAATTTGCAACAAGCAAAAATGCTCTTAGCTTGGTTTACTGCAGCTGTTACCATGCTTATTTAGTGAAAGGAAAAGACATTCTTTCTGTTGGTCTGGATGCCTTGTCTTCATGTTTAGTTGGGCAAGGCAATCTGGCAGATGCTAAAATGATTGAATTTTTGACAACCTGTTTGAAAGAAATTAAGGAAGAGCTGCTGGTTGAGAAAACTGTTAAGGCAAGTAGATTCGCCTGTATAAAAAGTGAGTCCAATCGCCAGACATTTGTTGAACATGGTGTCATACCTTGTTTGGTAGCACATTTGAGGGAATACAAACATTCAAGTGAAATTGTTACAGCAACTTGTGCAGCACTGCGCGTGCTGACATTTGACGATGATATGACTGTAGCCTTTGGAAAGGCACATGAACATGCCAAGTTGATTGTTGCAGAGAATGCATTTGCCATCATCTTGGGCATATTGGAAACATGCGAAGATGTTGAGGTAGCAAGTGAGCTCTGTGTCACTTTGAGTCGATTAGCTGTACGGAATGAATACTGTAAGGATATAGTTGATCAGGGTGGACTGACCATGGTGCTGAAATTATTACGGGAACATATGACAAACCAGGTTTGTAACAATTCTGATTGTGATAGTGATACCCAATCTGTGCTGCAATGATCACATTGCTATCACATCTTGCCTTCCCTAAAAGCTAACTTGCTGGTGCCTTTTAAGGCGCATTAATGAGCTTAAGCTCACTAGAGGTGATGGTATCATAATCAGCAACTGATTTAGAATTTTCTGAAGCTGATAAAAgttctgacaaaaaaaatatatatgcacttaaattaaataatttataatCAACTTTAAATTTTTGGGTCTCCATTGATTCAAAGACTCCTCAGATGACCCAGGACGCCCCCAGTTGGGGAGTAAAgacgttagacaaagtaaaatctgtttagTCGCAGTCCCAGGGATCAGTGGGTTAAACAACTTACCATAAAATGTCACAACAGAACACTTTTAAGAaggctcgaaccagtttcaacacttccaAGTGACGTTCTTATTAGGATCGGAACCACATCGTTGTGTCATATATTGGCAATATTGTGataccaaatgaaacacaaattattgctgaacaagatgcagtcataaTTGTGACATAATCTGTCACCGTGACAACAggaagccctgtaaaaacaccctatactttgtctttagttgcttatatttcaaaaacgaacaAGGTGACCCCaactttttatttctgaaaagtaatcagaagggcatgatgaaacttttgcaaattttccaaaataTTCTGtccagtggattcagagccaccttaactttgtgatttttcaaaggtagctctgaatcctctaagacagaattttttttaaatttttgcagaAAGTTTAATCGTGGCCTTCTagtcacttttcagcaataaaaaagggggtcaACGAGTTCgattttgagatatgagcaactaaatccaaaatatagggtgtttttgctgagctttcccgttgccaaggtaacttattacatcacaataatgatcacatcctgtttggaaataatcggtgtttcatatggtaccatagcattgctgttacgtgatacagtgttttgagcctccttaagagTACTTTCTCATACAACACTGATAACTGgattggctcagttggttgagcatcgggctcgCGAAGAGTAGAGGGGAACCCATGATGTTGTGGGCTGCCTTCCTTTCCCATAGATGCATGGGTCGAGTAGGTGGGTGGGATCAAATATGGACAGATAGGAGATGTCAGAGGCACCTTTAAAGCCTGACATCTGATCTCATCCCAGAGAAAGAAATGTGAAGAGACTGTATGTGGTCATAATTACCATAACCATTGCCATTACAACAAGCACAGTGTCTGGGAATGTTTTGTGTCATTTGAGAGTAGATTGGGAAGGGAGCATTTTGACAATACAGAATATTTTTACTAGAATCAGGTGAAAGAGGGGCTTGTCAAGGGTTATCTGTTGATCTTCACAGCAGTCTTGCAATCTTTTGCCAACAGAACATGGTTGTGCCTCCACAGGTGCCATGATCATTATAGAGCCTTGATTAGTTATTAAAGCTGGTAACATTAACTTCCAGTGCTCTGTGACTAGTACCACAGTCTTTCCTGCTGTTAAGTAATAGGcagcttaaagtgcacctaatcTCAACTATTTTTTGTTCCTCATATAAATCTCTCATATGTCACCATTGATACTCAGgattttgctttttctgtgccaTGCAAGCCGTGTAAACTTTGCAGAACTAGCTGCAGTAATTTGCACCCATGGCCGTGGATCATGGGTCTATTCtcaattttacgtcacaaactgctttgcgatgcaaaatttctttgaaagcaGGAATGCGGAACAGTTTGCAATGTAATATTGAGAATACACTCATGCCTGTCACATCACGGTTGTGGACCCAAGTTACCGCtaattttgataactttgcaCGTCTTGTCTGGCAGACAAAAAGGATGTTTGCCTTCAGTGGGGAGATTAATATAATTGTAGACGAAAaatttgagtttaggtgcactttaagcatgcaacgtttttgagccacggacaGCAACCTGAAGT
The sequence above is a segment of the Montipora foliosa isolate CH-2021 chromosome 2, ASM3666993v2, whole genome shotgun sequence genome. Coding sequences within it:
- the LOC137992372 gene encoding armadillo repeat-containing protein 6-like isoform X1, which translates into the protein MAQPKQISQETFDGVVRENIEEFEMELTEAIEDAKEQFITQGVDLSNLITSYIKDPDSGNLKHTNPVKDALDKIKESLQEDKSELLLQGLKELSLECNKNENNRKFATSKNALSLVYCSCYHAYLVKGKDILSVGLDALSSCLVGQGNLADAKMIEFLTTCLKEIKEELLVEKTVKASRFACIKSESNRQTFVEHGVIPCLVAHLREYKHSSEIVTATCAALRVLTFDDDMTVAFGKAHEHAKLIVAENAFAIILGILETCEDVEVASELCVTLSRLAVRNEYCKDIVDQGGLTMVLKLLREHMTNQNIAKQVCTLLRAIAGNDDVKTSIVDSGGLGLIVAAMTTHAKQPMVAEQGCAALGSIALRSPSNCTAIVGTGGVEAILKAMQIHADSIGVQKQACLAIRNLVARNPEHCDILLEAGAESLIRDAKDSVTDCDDLAKAALRDLGCAVELQELWTGTGSGKVHQ